Proteins from a genomic interval of Channa argus isolate prfri chromosome 11, Channa argus male v1.0, whole genome shotgun sequence:
- the LOC137136429 gene encoding flavin reductase (NADPH)-like: MKITVLGATGHTGQYLVRQALQQGHTVTAVVRNPGKLTVHHDNLKVVEADIFSADSLKTHFKGQDVIMSCLGFPTYFFSAVTGYTLSMNATISAMREAQVNRIITMTSWYTEYNSRTESPYLIRFLLLPMIRSVLTNMFEMEQLLQKTEDINWTVVRPPGLKNLPASAQEFLTHEGYFVPDSNGYPAGSAVARGDVARFMLSLLNSNAWVKKGVAIVTK; encoded by the exons ATGAAAATCACTGTGCTGGGAGCCACTGGGCATACTGGACAGTATCTGGTCCGCCAAGCACTACAGCAAGGTCACACAGTCACCGCCGTTGTCAGGAACCCAGGAAAACTCACTGTGCATCATGACAACCTCAAG GTGGTGGAAGCTgacattttctctgcagacagtctGAAGACTCATTTTAAAGGCCAGGATGTGATCATGTCCTGTCTTGGCTTCCCAACCTACTTCTTCTCTGCTGTGACTGGCTACACCCTGTCGATGAACGCTACGATCAGTGCCATGCGAGAGGCTCAGGTCAACAGGATCATCACCATGACCTCCTGGTACACTgagt ATAACTCTAGAACTGAGTCACCTTATCTCATCCGGTTCCTTCTGTTGCCGATGATCCGAAGCGTCCTCACCAACATGTTTGAGATGGAACAGCTTTTGCAAAAGACTGAGGACATCAACTGGACTGTGGTCCGCCCACCTGGCTTGAAGAACCTGCCAGCCTCAG CTCAAGAGTTTCTGACCCATGAGGGATACTTTGTGCCTGACAGCAACGGTTACCCCGCGGGCAGCGCAGTGGCGAGAGGAGATGTGGCTCGCTTCATGCTCTCTCTGCTCAACAGCAATGCCTGGGTCAAGAAGGGAGTTGCCATTGTTACCAAATGA
- the LOC137136424 gene encoding long-chain-fatty-acid--CoA ligase ACSBG2-like, which yields MSVQEGLITSNGVRVMASNTDRIPSHKIKTTPDSTNLKMHSTLILNGEATTAGISAASKKQETHSSDTEAKHPRSPGVDGATPGLSAEKSKGVSLSTALAVTTLSPADELWSSSRDKAVRLRMESSGPGSETPLTVHQLFLETLENYGDHPALVSKKEGQWVTLTWRQYYQQCRAAAKSFLKLGLERYHGVGILGFNSPEWFISNIGSILAGGLAVGIYTTNSPEACQYVAAHSEANILVVENQKQLDKILQVKDQLPHLKAIVQYKGELKQKAPFLYTWAEFMKLGEEVPDHQLNAVIDSLRANECCTLIYTSGTTGNPKGVMLSHDNLTWTAHSSATMANITRGEEVVVSYLPLSHVAAQMIDIWIGMRFAGAAYFAEPDALKGSLLTTMKEARPTCFMGVPRVWEKMQEKMKAVGAKGSLMRRTVADWAKSRGLQYNYSIMNGENQVPWGFMLANNLVLKKVRAALGLDRCRTCYTGAAPITKDTLEYFMSLNIPLLELYGMSESSGPHTISTNSEYRVTSCGKVLHGCKVKLENPDSEGNGEVCLWGRNVFMGYLNMPNNTTEAVDQDGWLHSGDLGKLDQNNFVYITGRIKELIITAGGENIPPLPIEDALKAEVPIISNSMLIGDKLKFLSMLLTLKCVLDDSGEPSDELSPEVLDFCQQHGITATKVSEIIANKEPVIYNAIKEGVERVNARATSNAQKIQKWVILERDFSISGGELGPTMKLRRPIVVKMYQEKINEMYAVATEQ from the exons ATGAGTGTTCAAGAAGGTTTGATCACGAGCAATGGTGTCAGAGTCATGGCTAGTAACACTGACAG AATCCCTTCACATAAGATAAAGACGACGCCAGACTCTACAAACCTAAAGATGCATTCCACTCTCATCCTCAACGGAGAAGCCACCACAGCTGGCATCAGTGCTGCTTCCAAGAAACAGGAGACTCATTCCAGTGACACTGAGGCCAAACATCCCAGATCTCCTGGGGTGGATGGAGCCACTCCAGGACTTTCAGCAG AAAAATCCAAAGGAGTTTCCCTCTCGACAGCTCTTGCAGTAACAACTCTGTCCCCAGCCGATGAGCTATGGAGTTCCAGCAGAGACAAGGCAGTCAGGCTGAGGATGGAGAGCTCCGGCCCAGGCTCGGAGACTCCCCTCACTGTCCATCAGCTGTTCCTGGAGACTCTGGAAAACTACGGTGATCATCCAGCCTTGGTTTCCAAAAAAGAGGGCCAATGGGTGACCCTGACATGGAGGCAGTACTACCAGCAGTGTCGGGCAGCTGCTAAAAGTTTTCTCAAG ttgggGCTGGAGCGTTACCATGGTGTTGGGATTCTGGGTTTCAACTCCCCTGAGTGGTTCATCTCCAACATTGGCTCCATCTTGGCCGG GGGTCTGGCTGTCGGTATTTACACAACCAATTCGCCAGAGGCTTGTCAGTATGTGGCTGCCCACAGTGAGGCCAACATCCTGGTTGTGGAGAACCAGAAACAGCTTGACAAAATCCTGCAG GTTAAAGATCAGCTACCTCACCTGAAAGCTATTGTCCAGTACAAAGGCGAGCTGAAGCAGAAAGCACCGTTCCTTTACACA TGGGCAGAGTTCATGAAGCTGGGAGAGGAGGTGCCTGACCATCAGCTGAATGCTGTGATCGACAGCCTTCGAGCAAATGAGTGCTGTACTCTCATCTACACATCTGGAACCACTGGTAACCCTAAAGGAGTCATGCTGAGCCATGACAAT CTGACATGGACAGCCCATTCATCAGCTACCATGGCAAATATTACACGTGGTGAGGAGGTGGTGGTCAGTTACCTACCACTCAGCCACGTGGCAGCCCAGATGATTGACATATGGATCGGTATGCGTTTTGCCGGGGCAGCATACTTCGCAGAGCCAGACGCCCTCAAG GGCTCCTTACTAACTACGATGAAAGAGGCTCGTCCCACTTGTTTCATGGGGGTTCCTCGCGTGTGGGAGAAGATGCAGGAGAAGATGAAGGCTGTTGGTGCCAAGGGATCCCTGATGAGGAGGACAGTAGCTGACTGGGCCAAGTCCAGAGGCCTGCAGTACAACTATAGCATCATGAATGG GGAGAATCAGGTGCCGTGGGGCTTTATGCTGGCTAATAATCTGGTTTTAAAGAAGGTTCGTGCTGCTCTGGGATTAGACCGCTGCAGGACCTGCTATACAGGTGCCGCCCCCATCACCAAAGACACCCTGGAGTACTTCATGAGCCTGAATATCCCGTTGTTGGAGCTGTATGGCATGAGTGAAAGCTCCGGTCCACACACCATCTCTACTAACAGTGAATATCGGGTCACAAG CTGTGGGAAGGTGCTGCATGGCTGCAAAGTAAAGCTGGAGAATCCGGACAGTGAAGGGAACGGAGAGGTGTGTTTATGGGGTCGGAACGTCTTCATGGGCTACTTAAACATGCCGAACAATACCACAGAGGCTGTCGACCAGGATGGCTGGCTGCATTCTGGAGACCTGGGAAAACTCGATCAGAACAATTTCGTGTACATCACAGGAAGAATAAAgg AACTGATCATCACCGCTGGTGGAGAGAACATTCCTCCTTTGCCCATTGAGGATGCACTGAAGGCTGAGGTGCCCATCATCAGCAACAGCATGCTGATTGGAGACAAACTCAAATTCCTCTCTATGCTGCTCACTCTCAAA TGTGTTTTGGATGACAGCGGTGAACCCTCAGATGAGCTGAGCCCCGAGGTTTTGGACTTCTGTCAGCAGCACGGCATCACAGCGACAAAGGTGTCAGAGATCATAGCCAATAAGGAGCCGGTCATCTACAACGCCATTAAGGAGGGTGTGGAGCGCGTCAACGCCAGAGCAACATCCAACGCCCAGAAGATCCAGAAGTGGGTCATTCTGGAGCGAGACTTCTCCATCAGTGGAGGAGAACTGG GACCCACCATGAAACTCAGGCGGCCCATCGTTGTGAAGATGTatcaggaaaaaataaatgaaatgtatgcAGTGGCCACGGAACAGTAG
- the hint2 gene encoding histidine triad nucleotide-binding protein 2, mitochondrial isoform X2 — protein MPYKLELGTKLSQKERNTENQNRALCTKRDEVKLAEEASKKYGSLAPTIFSKVIDKSIAADIIYEDEKCVAFRDINPQAPVHFLVIPRVPIPRISQAKDDDADLLGHLVVVAKNMAQKESLSEGYRMVINDGKHGSQSVYHLHIHVLGGRQMKWPPG, from the exons ATGCCGTACAAATTAGAGCTAGGCACAAAATTATCACAAAAAGAACGAAACACGGAGAACCAAAAT AGAGCCCTGTGCACCAAAAGGGACGAGGTGAAGCTGGCAGAGGAGGCCAGCAAGAAGTATGGCTCCTTGGCTCCGACCATCTTTTCTAAAGTGATTGACAAAAGCATCGCTGCTGACATCATTTATGAGGATGAGAAG tgtGTGGCATTCAGGGATATTAACCCCCAGGCCCCTGTTCACTTCCTGGTCATTCCCAGGGTCCCTATTCCCAGAATAAGTCAGGCCAAAGATGACGATGCTGAC CTCTTGGGACATTTGGTGGTTGTTGCCAAAAACATGGCACAGAAAGAATCTCTAAGTGAAGGATACAGAATGG TGATCAATGATGGAAAACATGGCTCTCAGTCCGTTTACCATCTCCACATCCACGTCCTGGGAGGAAGACAGATGAAATGGCCACCAGGATAA
- the hint2 gene encoding histidine triad nucleotide-binding protein 2, mitochondrial isoform X1, with translation MYFRQILRTQIVGTGTVQLPRVHRVCRAQRALCTKRDEVKLAEEASKKYGSLAPTIFSKVIDKSIAADIIYEDEKCVAFRDINPQAPVHFLVIPRVPIPRISQAKDDDADLLGHLVVVAKNMAQKESLSEGYRMVINDGKHGSQSVYHLHIHVLGGRQMKWPPG, from the exons ATGTATTTTCGTCAGATTTTGCGCACACAGATCGTGGGAACGGGAACGGTCCAACTCCCCCGTGTGCACCGTGTTTGTCGAGCACAG AGAGCCCTGTGCACCAAAAGGGACGAGGTGAAGCTGGCAGAGGAGGCCAGCAAGAAGTATGGCTCCTTGGCTCCGACCATCTTTTCTAAAGTGATTGACAAAAGCATCGCTGCTGACATCATTTATGAGGATGAGAAG tgtGTGGCATTCAGGGATATTAACCCCCAGGCCCCTGTTCACTTCCTGGTCATTCCCAGGGTCCCTATTCCCAGAATAAGTCAGGCCAAAGATGACGATGCTGAC CTCTTGGGACATTTGGTGGTTGTTGCCAAAAACATGGCACAGAAAGAATCTCTAAGTGAAGGATACAGAATGG TGATCAATGATGGAAAACATGGCTCTCAGTCCGTTTACCATCTCCACATCCACGTCCTGGGAGGAAGACAGATGAAATGGCCACCAGGATAA
- the mrps30 gene encoding 39S ribosomal protein S30, mitochondrial, giving the protein MAARTRLSLLLPQNLPPIRTLKLVHTEAAVKEPAYPPLVPSLTAKSNSARRRQIEEQVKKISASPVEEKLSLITRIQRLKFVVYPQTFARNADKWYQHFTKTAYISGLPETFTQGTEKAVGEDGAAAGIGDEAFADIRSLVTHVILNEHLETRKRKPFLYRQQEQLVGPFLKNLVIALTHSLAKYNPLLQRSSLDISPQVNFYWRRGKRIIPKGHRRGRPEPIRFQIDDNPHSQIRVAQQLPQFAPLEASYSADVPEITLAPNLMPLFRRQYDNHIFTGAKLPDPACYGHTQFHLVPDRYHRDRMTRNQHSDQIEVFLRANGLASLFAWTGAQAMYQGFWNHEDVTRPFVSQAVITDGHYFSFFCYQLNTVALSVETDANNPRKNLLWGTESLRLYESVEDKEVVGLNDAVIKLLVQFLMNQP; this is encoded by the exons ATGGCGGCCCGCACACGACTGTCCTTGCTGCTCCCTCAAAACCTGCCTCCGATTAGAACCTTAAAGCTTGTTCACACCGAGGCTGCGGTTAAGGAGCCCGCGTATCCTCCCCTCGTCCCCTCTCTTACGGCTAAAAGCAACTCTGCCCGGCGGCGACAGATTGAGGAGCAAGTCAAAAAGATCAGCGCCTCACCGGTAGAGGAGAAGTTGTCCCTCATCACTCGTATTCAGCGGCTGAAATTCGTGGTTTACCCTCAGACTTTTGCACGGAACGCAGACAAATGGTACCAGCACTTCACCAAAACCGCATATATCTCAGGCCTGCCTGAGACATTCACCCAGGGCACAGAGAAGGCCGTGGGAGAGGATGGGGCTGCAGCGGGGATTGGTGATGAAGCCTTCGCGGACATACGCTCCTTAGTGACCCATGTGATTTTAAATGAGCACTTGGAGACAAGAAAGCGCAAACCGTTCCTGTACCGACAGCAGGAGCAGTTGGTCGGGCCTTTTCTGAAAAACCTGGTGATTGCACTCACCCATAGTCTGGCCAAATACAACCCACTGCTCCAACGCTCCAGTCTAG ATATTAGTCCCCAGGTCAACTTTTAttggaggagaggaaagagaatCATCCCAAAGGGGCACCGGAGAGGCCGGCCAGAGCCAATCAGGTTCCAGATTGACGACAACCCTCATAGTCAGATTAGAGTAGCTCAACAGCTGCCACAG TTTGCTCCACTTGAGGCATCATATTCTGCTGACGTTCCAGAGATCACACTTGCTCCCAACTTGATGCCTCTGTTTAGAAGACAGTACGACAACCACATTTTCACAG GTGCTAAGCTGCCGGATCCAGCCTGCTATGGTCACACACAGTTCCACCTGGTTCCTGACCGGTACCACCGAGACCGGATGACTCGAAACCAGCACTCTGACCAGATTGAAGTCTTCCTTAGAGCCAATGGGCTCGCCAGCCTCTTTGCCTGGACAGGAGCTCAGGCCATGTACCAGG GTTTCTGGAACCACGAGGACGTCACCAGGCCGTTCGTGTCCCAGGCTGTGATCACTGACGGCCACTACTTCTCTTTCTTCTGCTACCAGCTCAACACAGTGGCCCTCTCTGTGGAAACCGATGCCAACAACCCCAGGAAAAACCTTCTGTGGGGCACGGAGAGTCTGCGACTATACGAGAGTGTAGAGGACAAAGAAGTCGTGGGCCTGAACGATGCCGTAATCAAGCTTCTGGTTCAGTTTCTCATGAACCAGCCATAG